A genomic segment from Zonotrichia albicollis isolate bZonAlb1 chromosome 21, bZonAlb1.hap1, whole genome shotgun sequence encodes:
- the B3GALT9 gene encoding beta-1,3-galactosyltransferase 9, whose translation MRESLWVERQESSVSLLLFQLTLCRLRTHQWCFILCNVLLFHLLLFGADLLEQYFLQSLPLSYTDAKALEIRDRARKLDLDPLKANLSSSSSSAVTCSSQEIFLLIVVCSSPENRTRRDAIRQTWGNATASRGYSVLTVFAVGKAASASTQLEIQEEAQRHRDIIEGTFIDSPQTQTQKMLMSVEWTVIFCPRARFILLTAQDVFVGVPSLAGYLLSLTQQEDIYLGRVVHHAVPDRDPQSPGFVPIHLYPQQLYPDFCHGSAFLLSQDVARKVLVAAREVPLALPPAAFVGVCAKRAGISARHSSRFAGDKHISYNPCCYKFIFTSSAMREDELFTDWKETSDGEDCSLLETYYSLVSCKVLTYIDNFKQFSLDRIKNELLHFVN comes from the coding sequence ATGAGGGAAAGCCTTTGGGTtgagaggcaggagagctcaGTGTCCCTGTTGCTGTTCCAGCTGACGCtctgcaggctccgcacacacCAGTGGTGCTTCATCCTCTGCAATGTGctgctcttccacctgctgctctTCGGGGCAGATTTACTGGAGCAATActtcctgcagtccctgcccctctcctacACCGATGCAAAGGCTCTGGAGATCAGGGACAGGGCCAGGAAGCTGGATCTGGATCCTCTGAAGGCCAACCtctcttccagcagcagcagtgcagtgaCTTGCTCCAGCCAGGAGATATTCCTGCTCATTGTTGTGTGCAGCAGCCCGGAGAACAGGACGAGGCGCGACGCCATCAGACAGACCTGGGGCAACGCCACGGCCTCCAGGGGTTACAGTGTGCTcactgtgtttgctgtagggaaggCAGCCTCAGCAAGCACCCAGCTGGAGATCCAGGAGGAGGCCCAAAGGCACAGAGACATCATTGAAGGCACTTTCATCGACTCCCcccagacacagacacagaagatGCTGATGAGTGTGGAGTGGACGGTGATTTTCTGTCCCCGTGCCAGGTTCATCCTTCTCACAGCCCAGGACGTGTTTGTGGGtgttcccagcctggctggctaCCTGCTCAGCTTAACCCAGCAGGAGGACATCTACCTGGGCAGGGTGGTTCACCATGCAGTGCCCgacagggacccccagagccCCGGCTTTGTCCCCATCCATCTGTACCCCCAGCAGTTGTACCCGGATTTCTGCCACGGCAGCGctttcctcctgtcccaggACGTGGCCCGCAAGGTTTTGGTGGCTGCCAGGGAggtgcccctggcactgccccccGCTGCCTTTGTAGGGGTCTGTGCCAAGAGAGCTGGCAtcagtgccaggcacagctcccgCTTCGCTGGGGACAAGCACATCAGCTACAACCCCTGCTGCTATAAATTCATTTTCACCTCTTCTGCCATGAGAGAGGACGAGCTATTTACGGACTGGAAGGAAACGAGCGATGGGGAGGATTGCTCCCTACTGGAAACCTACTACAGCCTGGTGTCCTGCAAGGTTCTGACCTACATTGATAACTTCAAACAGTTCAGCTTGGACAGGATAAAAAACGAGCTCCTTCATTTTGTCAATTAA